One segment of Pseudoalteromonas rubra DNA contains the following:
- a CDS encoding DUF4212 domain-containing protein: MAFKSEEQAKAYWSENLALMFKLLVVWFVVSFGCGILLVDVLNEVRFFGFKLGFWFSQQGAIYTFVALIFVYVFKMDALDKKYGVDE; encoded by the coding sequence ATGGCTTTTAAAAGTGAAGAACAAGCAAAAGCATATTGGTCAGAGAATCTAGCCTTAATGTTTAAGCTATTAGTAGTGTGGTTTGTGGTGTCTTTTGGATGCGGCATTCTGCTGGTTGATGTACTCAACGAGGTTCGCTTCTTCGGATTTAAGTTGGGTTTTTGGTTTTCGCAGCAGGGCGCAATTTATACCTTCGTTGCTTTGATTTTTGTCTATGTATTCAAAATGGATGCGCTGGACAAAAAATACGGCGTGGATGAATAA
- a CDS encoding sensor domain-containing diguanylate cyclase: MNRLTQSTQKLRRISSQEVDVSGEHQRFLHDIIFEAKSLLQVDRVSVWLFDDMHKPGKLLNYANTDWQAVPSQLPVLSIDDFPVYFATIISGQSIAAENACTDPRTCEFTDIYLKPNNIATMLDTAIFKNGIALGVVCCEGLADVRQWQEWEVTITEMVADCCSRRLLVHELYQMQEKLTKMAFQDMLTGLNNRRFLMEHAKREMSRHQRTERPMSLIMMDLDRFKRINDDFGHDAGDKVLQKFAQCCLDVVRVEDCFCRLGGEEFVVLLPETSVSDAHMVANRLCTAVREMEVRQENTLIHVTASFGVAEVNPCMPFSHALKMADQAVYRAKANGRDQIQLAY; this comes from the coding sequence TTGAATCGATTAACCCAGAGCACGCAAAAACTGCGGCGGATCAGCTCGCAAGAAGTCGATGTTTCCGGCGAACATCAGCGCTTTCTGCATGATATCATTTTTGAAGCAAAATCTTTGCTTCAGGTCGATCGTGTGTCGGTGTGGTTATTTGACGACATGCACAAGCCAGGCAAGCTGCTTAATTATGCCAATACAGACTGGCAGGCCGTGCCAAGCCAGCTACCGGTGCTGAGCATTGATGATTTTCCTGTTTACTTTGCCACCATTATTAGCGGTCAGTCGATTGCAGCAGAAAATGCCTGTACAGATCCTCGCACCTGCGAATTCACCGATATCTATCTCAAGCCTAATAACATTGCGACCATGCTAGATACTGCCATCTTTAAAAATGGTATTGCACTGGGTGTGGTGTGTTGTGAGGGACTGGCCGATGTACGCCAGTGGCAGGAGTGGGAGGTAACGATCACAGAAATGGTTGCGGATTGCTGTAGTCGGCGTTTGTTGGTACACGAGTTGTATCAAATGCAGGAAAAGCTCACTAAAATGGCCTTTCAGGACATGCTTACGGGTCTGAATAACCGGCGCTTTTTAATGGAGCACGCCAAGCGTGAAATGAGCCGTCATCAGCGTACTGAGCGTCCTATGAGTCTGATCATGATGGATCTGGACAGGTTTAAAAGGATCAATGACGATTTTGGTCATGATGCGGGCGATAAAGTGCTGCAAAAGTTTGCTCAATGTTGTCTGGACGTGGTGCGCGTTGAAGATTGTTTTTGTCGTCTGGGCGGTGAGGAGTTTGTGGTCTTATTACCAGAAACCTCGGTCAGTGATGCACATATGGTAGCAAACCGGTTATGTACTGCGGTCCGTGAGATGGAAGTGCGTCAGGAAAACACGCTTATCCATGTCACGGCCAGTTTTGGGGTTGCCGAAGTCAACCCCTGCATGCCATTCAGCCATGCCCTGAAAATGGCCGATCAGGCCGTTTACCGTGCCAAGGCGAATGGTCGTGACCAGATCCAGCTTGCCTATTAG
- a CDS encoding sodium:solute symporter family protein, whose protein sequence is MDVQSLTFLIVGLSFALYIGIAIWARAGSTNEFYVAGGGVPPLANGMATAADWMSAASFISMAGIISFAGYDGGVYLMGWTGGYVLLALCLAPYLRKFGKFTVPDFIGDRYYSQVARVVAILCAIFICFTYIAGQMRGVGVVFSRFLEVDIETGVYIGMVIVFFYAVLGGMKGITYTQVAQYCVLVFAYLVPAIFISLMMTGHLLPQTGFGGTLADGSGTYLLDKLDGLSTELGFAQYTEGSKSMIDVFAITAALMVGTAGLPHVIVRFFTVPKVKDTRISAAWTLVFIAIVYTTAPAVASFARVNMIDTINGKDGSGTAYAEAPEWVKNWERTGLITFNDKNGDGKMFYSAGKIDDPASRNEVKIDRDIMVLANPEIADLPAWVIALVAAGGIAAALSTTAGLLLVISTSVSHDLLKRTLKPDISDKQELLAARLSAMVAIAISAYFGINPPGFVASVVAFAFGLAAASFFPAIIMGIFSKRMNKEGAISGMVCGIGFTAAYIIYFKFVSPELNTPANWLFGISPEGIGIIGMLVNFGIAAIVMKLTAETPIEVKQMVDGIRNPKGSSAAHAH, encoded by the coding sequence ATGGATGTTCAATCTCTCACCTTTTTAATTGTTGGGCTTAGCTTTGCCCTCTACATCGGCATTGCCATCTGGGCACGTGCCGGTTCAACCAATGAATTCTATGTTGCTGGTGGCGGTGTGCCGCCGCTGGCGAACGGCATGGCAACGGCTGCAGACTGGATGAGTGCAGCGTCATTTATTTCCATGGCAGGGATTATCTCATTTGCAGGTTACGACGGTGGCGTGTATCTGATGGGCTGGACCGGTGGTTATGTACTACTGGCACTGTGCCTGGCACCTTATCTGCGTAAATTTGGTAAATTCACTGTGCCGGACTTTATCGGCGACCGTTATTACTCTCAGGTAGCCCGTGTTGTCGCCATTTTGTGTGCGATTTTTATTTGCTTCACTTATATCGCCGGTCAGATGCGTGGTGTGGGTGTGGTGTTCTCTCGTTTTCTGGAAGTCGACATTGAAACTGGCGTTTATATCGGGATGGTGATCGTATTCTTCTATGCCGTCCTGGGTGGCATGAAAGGCATTACTTATACGCAGGTTGCGCAATATTGTGTACTGGTGTTTGCTTATTTGGTGCCTGCTATTTTTATCTCTTTGATGATGACTGGCCACTTACTGCCGCAAACAGGTTTTGGTGGCACGCTGGCGGACGGCTCCGGCACCTATTTGTTGGATAAACTCGATGGACTCAGTACCGAACTCGGCTTTGCACAATACACCGAAGGGTCCAAGAGCATGATTGATGTCTTCGCTATTACAGCTGCTCTGATGGTCGGTACTGCTGGTTTGCCACACGTTATTGTGCGCTTCTTTACTGTACCAAAAGTAAAAGACACCCGTATTTCAGCTGCCTGGACTTTGGTGTTCATTGCCATTGTATACACCACCGCACCAGCGGTTGCGTCATTTGCCCGTGTGAATATGATTGACACTATCAATGGTAAAGATGGCAGTGGTACAGCGTATGCTGAAGCGCCAGAGTGGGTGAAAAACTGGGAAAGAACGGGTCTTATCACGTTCAATGATAAAAATGGTGACGGCAAAATGTTCTACTCAGCCGGTAAGATTGACGACCCGGCGAGCCGTAATGAAGTGAAAATCGACCGAGACATCATGGTACTGGCGAACCCGGAAATAGCAGACTTACCAGCCTGGGTGATTGCACTGGTCGCTGCAGGTGGTATAGCTGCTGCACTGTCGACTACAGCGGGCCTGTTACTGGTGATCTCCACCTCGGTCTCACATGATCTCCTCAAGCGCACGCTTAAACCGGATATCAGTGATAAACAAGAGCTCCTGGCTGCACGTTTGTCGGCAATGGTGGCCATCGCAATCTCTGCTTATTTCGGTATTAACCCGCCCGGATTCGTGGCGTCGGTGGTGGCCTTTGCCTTTGGTCTGGCAGCAGCAAGCTTCTTCCCGGCGATCATTATGGGTATATTCTCTAAACGTATGAACAAAGAAGGCGCCATCAGCGGTATGGTATGCGGTATTGGGTTCACGGCCGCCTACATTATCTACTTTAAATTTGTCAGTCCGGAACTGAACACGCCTGCGAATTGGTTATTTGGTATCTCACCGGAAGGGATTGGTATTATTGGTATGTTAGTGAACTTTGGTATTGCTGCCATTGTTATGAAGCTGACCGCTGAAACGCCAATTGAGGTGAAGCAAATGGTAGATGGGATCCGTAACCCGAAAGGATCGTCTGCTGCACATGCGCACTAA
- a CDS encoding PAS domain-containing hybrid sensor histidine kinase/response regulator gives MTAALILVAIAYIGLLFWLANWGDKTTPAATRISHHPFVYALALGIYCTSWTYYGSVGTAATSSWHYLPILLGPALLFMFGQGFLRKLILVSKKQNITTIADFISARYGKRQTTAVMVTMIALLATIPYIALQLKALSSSFLLLQQGTPISGGMLAMTGTLLMALFAIFFGTRKVDVTEYRSGLMLAVAFESLIKLLALVAVAVIAIKALLTQSGSTTLLFAHWQGFDFTNFNFVGQTLMAAAAIICLPRQFHVTVVDNQDSRHLRTARWAFPVYLILIAAMILPIATAAIHPNIGQTVAADSFVLALPMMQGHPLITTFVFIGGLSAATAMIVVATLTLSTMLSNDVVLPLLIKRKFKKNRLTSNYKTRILLIRRFIIAAILVLAFLYQQWFGHGEALANMGLVAFSLVTQLLPAIVGGLYWRKGHAYGVYAGLLAGFLCWMLFLMFPVIEAGSALDFETRQTIITRGTLLALLANISCYISFSLGAYERLIDKIQAAAFVSPWEQASAAKRLNKDVKATVYDFTVLLQTFLGIQRSQQLLSHYAINHDIEDSNAYPSADFIAFCERALTGVLGASSARALIHAVSSGKQLAFEEVVNFFDETTQALQFNQNLLFTSLENLSHGISVVDKDLNLVAWNRRYHEMFEYPDGFLQVGQSIEEVIRFNAERGECGPGELEKLVEKRVQHLKNGTPHHFIRHRSNGQVFEMTGNPLPEGGFVTSFSDITSHIDTQNALEEVNMDLENRIEARTQEIRLINQDLKAQIASREETEQALVGAKKEAERANDSKTRFLALASHDILQPLNAARLYLAAIDEDKLQGNDRSNLEKLGASLDSTVHLMSALLDIAKLEQGAMKPTPRHFDINDIMSPLANEYAILCQEKGLSLQVRTSHQIIHSDITYLRRIVQNLVSNAVKYTEQGRVLLACRRRSHSVRIEVWDTGPGISEHEQQKIFNDFYRIQSGDNKGVGLGLGVVKRLCELLSMPLEMQSIPGKGSRFCVEVPLGDQQQVQQKTTQSEQKPSAKTRLNLVVVDDDPKNLAAMASLLDKWQFSYQMFERADKARQYATQSQAPDFILMDYQLDNNENGVNLITELRQCWNAQIPAVLITAVRDEPLKLQAKQAQIHYLSKPLKPAKLKALLNHST, from the coding sequence ATGACGGCTGCACTGATCCTCGTTGCCATCGCCTATATCGGCTTACTCTTCTGGCTCGCCAACTGGGGGGACAAAACAACGCCGGCTGCAACCCGGATCAGCCATCACCCTTTTGTTTATGCCCTCGCACTGGGTATTTATTGTACCTCATGGACCTATTACGGATCAGTAGGCACTGCAGCGACCAGTAGCTGGCACTATTTGCCCATTTTACTGGGCCCAGCCTTGCTGTTTATGTTTGGTCAGGGCTTTTTACGCAAACTGATCCTGGTCAGTAAAAAACAAAACATCACCACCATCGCCGACTTTATTTCAGCACGTTATGGTAAGCGCCAAACCACCGCGGTGATGGTCACTATGATAGCCTTGCTGGCCACCATTCCCTATATTGCGTTGCAGCTCAAGGCGCTGAGCAGCAGCTTTTTACTGTTACAACAGGGCACCCCAATTTCCGGGGGCATGCTGGCCATGACCGGCACTTTATTAATGGCCCTGTTTGCGATCTTTTTTGGTACCCGCAAAGTTGATGTCACCGAATATCGCTCCGGACTGATGCTGGCTGTCGCATTTGAGTCGCTCATCAAGTTACTGGCACTGGTCGCAGTGGCTGTGATAGCTATAAAAGCGCTGCTAACTCAGAGTGGCTCAACCACCTTGTTATTTGCTCACTGGCAGGGCTTTGATTTTACCAATTTCAACTTTGTCGGCCAGACACTGATGGCCGCAGCAGCCATCATCTGCTTACCTCGTCAGTTTCACGTTACTGTGGTCGACAATCAGGATAGTCGACATCTGCGCACTGCCCGCTGGGCGTTTCCGGTTTACCTTATCCTGATTGCCGCAATGATTTTGCCGATTGCCACGGCAGCCATTCACCCCAATATCGGCCAAACCGTTGCTGCAGACAGCTTTGTGCTGGCTCTACCGATGATGCAGGGTCACCCGTTGATCACCACCTTTGTATTCATCGGCGGGTTATCAGCAGCCACCGCTATGATAGTGGTCGCCACACTGACGCTCAGTACCATGCTTTCCAATGATGTGGTGCTCCCTTTGCTGATAAAGCGCAAGTTTAAGAAAAACCGCCTCACCAGTAATTATAAAACCCGAATTTTGCTGATCCGACGCTTTATCATTGCCGCTATCCTGGTGCTGGCTTTTCTTTATCAGCAATGGTTTGGCCATGGCGAAGCGCTTGCCAACATGGGCCTGGTCGCGTTTTCTTTGGTCACTCAGTTATTGCCAGCCATTGTCGGCGGGCTCTATTGGCGAAAAGGCCATGCTTATGGCGTCTATGCCGGGTTACTGGCCGGCTTTTTGTGCTGGATGTTGTTTCTGATGTTTCCTGTCATTGAAGCCGGCAGTGCGTTGGATTTTGAAACCCGCCAGACCATCATCACCCGGGGCACCTTATTGGCATTACTGGCCAATATCAGTTGTTATATCAGCTTCTCACTGGGTGCATATGAGCGTCTCATTGATAAGATCCAGGCGGCCGCGTTTGTCAGCCCCTGGGAGCAAGCCAGTGCAGCCAAACGGCTTAACAAAGATGTCAAAGCCACAGTGTACGACTTTACGGTATTGCTACAGACCTTTTTAGGGATCCAGCGCAGTCAGCAGTTGCTCAGCCATTACGCGATTAATCACGATATTGAAGACAGTAACGCCTATCCGAGTGCTGATTTCATTGCCTTTTGTGAGCGTGCCCTGACCGGCGTGTTAGGCGCCTCCTCTGCCCGTGCCCTGATCCACGCCGTATCTTCGGGCAAGCAACTCGCCTTTGAAGAAGTAGTTAACTTTTTTGATGAAACCACGCAAGCGTTACAGTTCAACCAAAACCTGCTGTTTACATCTTTGGAAAACCTCAGTCATGGTATCTCGGTCGTCGATAAAGATCTCAACCTGGTTGCCTGGAACCGCCGTTATCATGAAATGTTTGAATATCCGGATGGTTTTTTGCAGGTGGGTCAGAGTATAGAAGAAGTGATCCGCTTCAACGCTGAACGCGGTGAATGTGGCCCCGGAGAGTTAGAAAAGCTAGTCGAAAAACGCGTACAACATTTGAAAAATGGCACGCCCCACCACTTTATTCGTCACCGCAGCAATGGTCAGGTGTTCGAAATGACAGGTAATCCGCTGCCAGAAGGTGGCTTTGTTACCAGCTTTTCCGACATCACCAGCCATATCGACACCCAAAACGCGCTTGAAGAGGTGAATATGGATCTGGAAAACCGCATTGAAGCGCGCACCCAGGAAATTCGCCTGATCAATCAGGATCTGAAAGCGCAGATAGCCAGCCGGGAAGAAACCGAACAAGCCCTGGTAGGCGCTAAAAAGGAAGCTGAACGCGCCAATGACAGCAAAACCCGCTTTCTGGCCCTGGCAAGCCACGATATTTTGCAGCCCCTGAATGCTGCCCGACTTTACCTGGCGGCGATCGATGAAGATAAGTTACAAGGCAATGATCGCAGCAACCTGGAAAAACTGGGTGCCAGCCTGGATTCAACCGTTCATCTGATGTCGGCGTTGCTGGATATTGCCAAGCTGGAACAAGGCGCCATGAAGCCAACCCCCCGCCATTTTGATATCAACGACATCATGTCACCACTGGCCAATGAATACGCCATTTTATGTCAGGAAAAAGGCCTGTCATTACAAGTGCGTACCAGCCACCAAATCATTCACAGCGACATTACCTATCTGCGCCGAATTGTGCAGAACCTGGTCTCCAATGCGGTGAAATACACGGAGCAAGGGCGGGTTTTGCTGGCCTGTCGTCGACGCAGCCACAGTGTCCGCATTGAAGTGTGGGACACAGGCCCCGGTATCTCGGAGCATGAGCAGCAAAAAATATTCAACGACTTTTACCGTATTCAGAGTGGCGATAACAAAGGGGTCGGACTGGGGCTGGGTGTTGTGAAGCGACTGTGTGAATTGCTCAGTATGCCGTTAGAAATGCAGTCAATCCCCGGTAAGGGCAGCCGTTTTTGTGTCGAAGTGCCGTTAGGCGACCAACAACAAGTGCAGCAAAAAACCACACAGTCAGAGCAAAAACCAAGCGCAAAAACCCGCTTGAATCTGGTAGTGGTTGACGATGATCCGAAGAATCTGGCTGCGATGGCCAGCTTGCTCGATAAATGGCAGTTTAGTTATCAGATGTTTGAAAGGGCAGACAAAGCCCGACAGTATGCCACTCAAAGCCAGGCACCGGATTTTATCCTGATGGATTATCAGCTCGATAATAATGAAAACGGGGTTAATTTGATCACGGAATTAAGACAATGCTGGAACGCCCAGATCCCGGCGGTACTGATCACTGCGGTACGTGACGAGCCTTTAAAATTACAGGCTAAACAGGCGCAGATCCACTATCTGAGCAAACCCCTTAAACCGGCTAAGCTTAAAGCACTGCTCAACCACAGTACCTGA
- the panP gene encoding pyridoxal-dependent aspartate 1-decarboxylase PanP, which translates to MGPKRCAVASEESLMRIFTVPEAPSSTLSVIEQEISSNLAGFLNENIAAIEKPLHEIEKDFQSAMIPEEPMFVSDYAQDIMEQLVAHSVHTASPSFIGHMTSALPHFVLPLSKLMVGLNQNLVKIETSKAFTPLERQVLGMMHHLAYGEDDTFYEKWMHSAKTALGAFCSGGTIANISALWIARNRLLGPDGDFKGLASEGIMAAMLHYGYKGLAVLVSERGHYSLGKAADVLGIGRSNFIAVKTDENNKVDVEAMRAKAQTLSEQGIKVMAIVGVAGTTETGNIDPLPEMAALAQELGCHFHVDAAWGGATLLSASYRHLLKGIELADSITIDAHKQMYVPMGAGIVLFKDPTATDAIEHHAEYILRKGSKDLGSHTLEGSRPGMAMLVHACLRVIGRKGYEMLIDKGIEKAQFFADLIREEDDFELVSEPELCLLTYRYVPKQIRQAIEQADEQERIDIYAALNRFTASMQKRQRESGRSFVSRTRLTPSQYQYQPTVVFRVVLANPLTSKQMLKEILAEQKGLAQSDPVFKKYLAKYMA; encoded by the coding sequence ATGGGTCCAAAGCGTTGTGCAGTCGCTTCTGAAGAAAGCTTAATGCGTATCTTTACCGTTCCAGAAGCACCCAGCTCCACGTTAAGTGTAATAGAGCAGGAAATTTCCAGTAATCTGGCGGGCTTTCTGAATGAAAATATCGCAGCAATTGAAAAACCATTGCATGAGATAGAAAAAGACTTTCAGTCGGCAATGATCCCCGAAGAACCGATGTTTGTCTCTGACTATGCTCAGGATATTATGGAGCAATTGGTTGCGCATTCTGTACATACAGCGTCGCCAAGCTTTATCGGGCATATGACCTCAGCGCTGCCGCATTTTGTTCTGCCGTTGTCAAAGCTGATGGTCGGTTTGAATCAGAACCTGGTAAAAATAGAAACTTCAAAGGCCTTTACGCCTTTGGAGCGCCAGGTGCTGGGCATGATGCATCATTTAGCCTATGGCGAAGATGATACCTTCTATGAAAAGTGGATGCACAGTGCCAAGACTGCACTCGGCGCATTTTGCTCCGGGGGGACCATTGCCAACATTTCGGCTCTGTGGATTGCCCGCAACCGTTTGCTGGGGCCGGATGGTGACTTCAAAGGACTTGCCAGTGAAGGGATCATGGCAGCCATGTTGCACTATGGGTATAAAGGCCTGGCTGTGCTGGTGTCTGAACGTGGTCACTACTCGTTGGGTAAAGCTGCCGACGTTCTGGGCATTGGCCGCAGTAATTTCATTGCCGTGAAAACCGATGAGAACAATAAAGTTGACGTTGAGGCGATGCGCGCTAAGGCACAGACGCTGAGTGAGCAGGGTATTAAGGTCATGGCGATTGTTGGCGTGGCCGGCACTACTGAAACGGGCAACATAGACCCCTTACCTGAAATGGCGGCGCTGGCTCAGGAACTGGGATGTCATTTTCACGTTGATGCAGCCTGGGGCGGCGCGACTTTGTTGTCAGCGAGTTACCGTCATTTGCTTAAAGGCATTGAGTTAGCTGATTCGATCACCATTGATGCGCACAAGCAAATGTATGTGCCAATGGGCGCAGGCATAGTACTGTTTAAAGACCCCACCGCAACAGATGCCATAGAACACCATGCTGAGTACATTTTGCGTAAAGGTTCAAAAGATCTGGGTAGCCATACACTTGAGGGCAGTCGCCCTGGTATGGCCATGCTGGTTCATGCATGCTTACGGGTGATAGGCCGCAAAGGGTACGAAATGCTGATCGATAAAGGCATTGAAAAAGCACAATTTTTTGCAGACCTGATCCGCGAAGAAGACGATTTTGAGTTGGTCTCAGAGCCCGAGTTATGTCTGCTGACCTATCGCTATGTACCAAAACAGATCCGTCAGGCGATTGAACAAGCCGATGAACAGGAGCGCATCGACATTTATGCGGCGTTGAACCGATTTACTGCTAGTATGCAGAAGCGTCAGCGTGAATCAGGCCGCTCTTTTGTATCACGGACGCGCTTAACCCCTTCACAATATCAGTATCAGCCTACCGTGGTATTCAGAGTGGTGCTGGCCAATCCTCTGACTTCCAAGCAGATGCTAAAAGAAATTCTGGCAGAACAAAAAGGGTTAGCACAGAGCGATCCAGTCTTTAAAAAGTACCTGGCAAAATATATGGCTTAG
- a CDS encoding 3'-5' exonuclease, giving the protein MSWLTRLRNWHTYRHLRLEDANLIVLDLELTGLDPKRDEIVSAAWVEIRQGRITLSTARHMLNKEVRQLGQSPVIHGVDEQALAQGTSLRALLQQLAELFEQGVLVCHNAILDWGFLKRAFVSHGISVRPELILDTMQIERNRLLRQGQTLAADCLTLSACRQRYGLPSACEHHALSDALSTAELLLAQNSQFGGTHGALLRQLT; this is encoded by the coding sequence GTGAGTTGGTTAACCCGATTACGTAACTGGCATACTTATCGTCATTTGAGATTGGAAGATGCTAACCTGATCGTCTTGGATCTGGAGTTGACTGGATTAGACCCAAAGCGGGACGAAATTGTCTCCGCCGCCTGGGTTGAGATCCGACAGGGTCGGATCACGCTTAGCACAGCCCGGCACATGCTGAATAAGGAAGTACGTCAGTTGGGACAAAGTCCGGTGATCCATGGTGTGGATGAGCAGGCATTAGCACAGGGAACCAGTTTGCGTGCATTACTACAACAACTGGCCGAGTTGTTCGAACAAGGTGTATTGGTATGCCATAACGCCATACTAGACTGGGGGTTTCTCAAGCGGGCGTTTGTGTCTCATGGTATCTCTGTGCGTCCTGAATTGATCCTGGATACGATGCAGATTGAGAGAAATCGTTTGCTCAGACAAGGACAAACGCTGGCGGCGGACTGTCTTACATTGTCTGCCTGTCGTCAGCGTTATGGATTGCCGTCAGCTTGTGAGCATCATGCACTCAGTGATGCGCTGAGTACGGCTGAGCTCTTGCTCGCACAAAACAGCCAGTTTGGTGGGACACATGGGGCGTTACTCAGACAGCTGACGTAA
- a CDS encoding DUF294 nucleotidyltransferase-like domain-containing protein, which produces MTAQVQDVLTFVQQQAPFAQLTDSAVDYFVEHLEIIYVSAQNQAQWFKSDQPQLYLVRSGHFDLRSERGELVTRLAEGDYFGYPSLLTGEPISNQLEVVQPGLVYVLPQSAFDFLRHEYKPFEQYFVRAHAKRLLSSHYKESGNSWSERPVSELMSRAAVTLAPDASIQDAAKVMKLHRVSSIMVIEHDQLAGVVTDRDLRNRVLAEGLDPARAIREIMTAKPKHIFENNRIFSALHLMLKHNIHHLPVLNEDRMPIGMITSTDLLRQQKSDPVQLIGRIYKACSYAQVKQLAKEIPDLLSDFANKIEDISLIGQLLSGLSDVLTGRLIDLYQQQHGNAPTPFAWICFGSQAREEQTLHSDQDNGLLLPEGVTDEQRHYFAQLGAFVCQQLDECGIRTCPGNIMASNPQCRGTLSEWCDRFTSWIHTPTPHAMLNCKIYFDLRFITGSDVLFGQFLHHLNEIPKNALFYAAMAADINANTVPIGLFQQFKLQQDKHKHKYLDLKKRGVVIINDVVRLYALQAGIRKANTLQRLHALKGHRVLSAEDIANLQDCWRYLTQLRLRTQIDKEGLPENCINPEYLSSLERHQLKEAFQLIKQAQQACAFKFARGSL; this is translated from the coding sequence ATGACGGCTCAGGTACAGGATGTGCTGACCTTTGTGCAGCAACAGGCGCCATTTGCTCAGCTGACCGACAGCGCGGTAGATTACTTTGTTGAGCATCTGGAAATCATTTACGTCAGCGCACAAAATCAGGCCCAGTGGTTCAAAAGTGATCAGCCCCAGCTTTATCTGGTGCGTTCCGGTCACTTTGATTTACGTTCGGAGCGGGGCGAATTGGTTACCCGGCTCGCTGAAGGCGATTACTTTGGTTATCCCTCGTTGCTAACCGGTGAGCCAATCAGTAATCAACTGGAAGTGGTGCAGCCAGGGTTGGTATATGTGTTGCCACAATCGGCGTTTGATTTTCTCCGTCATGAATATAAACCTTTTGAGCAGTATTTTGTGCGTGCCCATGCCAAGCGCCTGCTGTCCAGCCATTATAAAGAATCGGGAAACAGTTGGTCTGAACGTCCGGTCAGCGAGTTAATGAGCCGGGCTGCGGTGACTCTGGCGCCTGATGCCAGTATTCAGGACGCGGCTAAAGTCATGAAGTTGCATCGGGTGTCTTCAATCATGGTGATCGAGCACGACCAGTTAGCAGGAGTTGTGACGGATCGTGACTTGCGTAATCGGGTGCTGGCAGAGGGCCTTGATCCTGCCCGGGCTATCCGTGAGATCATGACGGCCAAACCGAAACACATCTTCGAAAACAATCGGATCTTTTCGGCATTGCATTTGATGCTCAAGCACAATATTCATCATCTGCCTGTGCTCAATGAAGATCGTATGCCGATAGGTATGATCACCAGCACAGATCTTCTACGTCAGCAAAAAAGCGATCCGGTGCAATTGATCGGTCGGATCTATAAAGCATGCAGTTATGCCCAGGTGAAGCAGTTAGCGAAAGAGATCCCAGATCTATTGAGTGATTTTGCCAATAAGATCGAGGATATTTCACTGATCGGCCAGCTGCTCAGTGGGCTTAGTGATGTACTGACTGGACGTTTGATAGACCTATATCAGCAGCAGCATGGCAACGCACCCACCCCGTTTGCCTGGATCTGTTTTGGCTCCCAGGCGCGTGAAGAGCAAACCCTGCATTCAGATCAGGACAATGGTCTGCTGTTGCCCGAAGGTGTGACAGATGAACAAAGGCATTATTTTGCTCAGCTTGGCGCATTTGTCTGCCAGCAACTGGATGAATGTGGGATCCGGACTTGCCCGGGCAATATTATGGCAAGTAATCCGCAATGTCGCGGCACGCTCAGTGAATGGTGCGACAGGTTTACGAGCTGGATCCATACTCCGACACCCCATGCAATGCTTAACTGTAAGATCTATTTTGATCTGCGCTTTATTACCGGATCGGATGTTTTGTTCGGCCAATTTCTGCATCATTTAAACGAGATCCCGAAAAATGCGTTGTTTTATGCCGCGATGGCTGCAGATATTAATGCCAACACGGTGCCGATTGGTTTGTTTCAGCAGTTTAAGCTTCAGCAGGATAAGCACAAGCACAAATATCTGGACCTAAAAAAGCGCGGTGTGGTGATCATCAACGATGTTGTTCGTCTTTATGCGTTGCAAGCTGGGATCCGTAAAGCCAATACTCTGCAACGCTTACATGCGCTGAAAGGGCACCGAGTGCTCAGTGCTGAAGACATTGCTAACTTACAAGATTGCTGGCGCTATTTAACTCAGCTGCGTTTGCGTACTCAGATTGACAAAGAAGGCTTGCCGGAAAATTGCATTAATCCAGAGTATTTAAGCTCACTGGAGCGTCATCAGCTCAAAGAAGCATTTCAGTTGATCAAGCAGGCACAACAAGCATGTGCCTTCAAATTTGCCAGAGGTAGCCTGTGA